In Paenibacillus sonchi, a single genomic region encodes these proteins:
- a CDS encoding condensation domain-containing protein, which produces MSIPRADPQQAYYRLSSQQERLYVLQQFEAIGTAYNVTWAAQVQGPFDPVRCEAAFAAVSQRHESLRTCFEMIGDTVVQHVRPRARGFFEYEDVPGGDHRSLIGPFVRPFELRTGPLFRVKVVRTGREEYLLLLDMHHMITDGVSQDIVLKEFTALYEGAVLEPLRMQYKDYASWQSGQSGTVREQGQYWLELFQGELPVLDLTPDYPRPVVQSFEGDKLHARLDAERTGEVKRLAEATDTTLFIVLLAAYDVLLHKYTGQGDIIVGSPFAGRRHAELEPVVGMFVNTVALRNFPQRDKTVRSFLAEVKESCLKAYEHQEFSFEQLIEQLQLPRDFSRNPLFDTMFVLQNMEGYTPDIKNVQMTAYPVNNGIAKFDLTLEAAEKKTAAFNLAWSTARNCSAETRWSGSFTII; this is translated from the coding sequence ATGTCCATCCCGCGGGCAGACCCGCAGCAGGCGTATTACCGCCTCTCGTCGCAGCAGGAGCGGCTGTACGTCCTGCAGCAATTCGAGGCGATCGGCACCGCCTACAATGTCACCTGGGCCGCGCAGGTGCAGGGACCGTTTGACCCGGTCCGCTGCGAGGCGGCGTTTGCGGCGGTCAGCCAGCGGCATGAATCGCTGCGGACCTGCTTCGAAATGATCGGCGATACTGTGGTCCAGCACGTGCGGCCCCGGGCCAGGGGATTTTTCGAGTATGAGGACGTGCCCGGCGGGGATCACCGTTCCCTGATCGGGCCGTTTGTCCGTCCGTTTGAACTGCGGACAGGCCCGCTGTTCCGCGTCAAGGTGGTGAGGACAGGCCGCGAGGAGTATCTCCTGCTGCTGGACATGCATCACATGATCACCGACGGCGTGTCCCAGGATATCGTGCTGAAGGAGTTCACGGCGCTCTATGAAGGGGCGGTGCTGGAACCGCTGCGGATGCAGTACAAGGATTATGCCAGCTGGCAATCCGGGCAGAGCGGGACGGTGCGGGAGCAGGGACAGTATTGGCTGGAGCTGTTCCAAGGAGAACTGCCGGTGCTGGACCTGACGCCGGATTATCCCCGGCCCGTGGTGCAGAGCTTCGAAGGGGATAAGCTACACGCCCGGCTGGACGCAGAGCGGACCGGAGAGGTGAAGCGGCTCGCGGAGGCCACGGACACGACCTTGTTCATCGTGCTGCTGGCCGCATATGATGTGCTGCTGCACAAATATACGGGGCAAGGGGACATCATCGTGGGTTCGCCGTTTGCAGGAAGAAGGCATGCGGAGCTTGAACCTGTAGTGGGGATGTTCGTCAACACTGTGGCGCTGCGGAACTTCCCGCAGCGGGACAAAACCGTGCGGAGCTTCCTGGCCGAAGTGAAGGAGAGCTGTCTGAAAGCCTATGAGCATCAGGAATTCTCGTTTGAACAATTGATTGAGCAGCTGCAGCTGCCCCGGGATTTCAGCCGGAATCCATTGTTTGACACCATGTTTGTCCTGCAGAATATGGAGGGGTATACCCCGGATATCAAAAACGTGCAGATGACGGCTTACCCGGTCAATAACGGCATTGCCAAATTTGATCTTACGCTGGAGGCCGCCGAAAAAAAGACGGCAGCCTTCAACTTAGCCTGGAGTACTGCACGAAATTGTTCCGCAGAGACACGATGGAGCGGTTCCTTCACCATTATATGA
- a CDS encoding non-ribosomal peptide synthetase has protein sequence MKQEPSGVGHTEEPLQVQPGQPACDGQIGEYWNNLIGNGMHALNMPLDYVRPAARSFAGEVVMLRTSGELAYRLERLAESEAVSAGTALLACYILLLSKYTGQDTVYVGWACGPVQQSGWEGGAGLTVLAGQVNWAATWREYVNRIQAICAEASNPRHTPYAEVVKKLELDRDPSRNPLFDALFQTGDAETGLDKYDFALMPESTEDGILLKLEYDTALFSQGSMERFLHHYVNIVEHMTGNLDRELSEIDMLSEAERKRLVHEWNGTAVPYPYEKSIAMLLEEQVLKRPEEIAVSLGAEHLTYRQLHGQSNRIAQALHARGIGEEDVVAVMAERSLELVAALLGVLKAGAAYTPVDPDYPAERLRYLLRHSHAKLLLMQHKFRDRAAVAEAEADAKTEAEAEAGAKAETATEAETEAVSIEDLLAAELPDGNLPLAYRPERLMYVLYTSGSTGNPKGAMIRSHSFVNLLHWYTREFAFTAKDRILQIASASFDLAQKNLYAALVAGGRLVLFEPGLYDYERMAETIEREGITVINCTPSAFYPLVECAADGGYRQLSSLRAVFLGGEPIHMTKLGPWLRSGQCRAEIINTYGPTECTDIASYYRLQAEDWTGGDELPIGKPIDNVRLYVVDSELKLVPEGVEGELCIGGAGVGRGYYHAPELTKERFVHSGDLPEETVYRTGDIVKRRPDGNVVFIGRVDHQVKVRGFRIEIEEIERKLLDSPRVHEAVVTAGQDAAGDTTLCAYVVAAPGTTAEQVRGELEEQLPAYMVPQHVVLLEAMPLTPNGKIDRRALPEPVGRTGADGDDAALTDEIEQQLAMLWQEVLGVGGSARRITSSAWAATP, from the coding sequence ATGAAACAGGAGCCTTCAGGTGTCGGCCATACAGAGGAACCTTTGCAAGTGCAGCCCGGGCAGCCGGCGTGTGACGGGCAAATTGGCGAATACTGGAATAACCTTATAGGCAACGGCATGCATGCGTTAAATATGCCATTGGATTATGTCCGTCCGGCTGCCAGAAGCTTTGCAGGAGAGGTTGTCATGCTCCGGACAAGCGGGGAGCTTGCGTACAGGCTGGAGCGCTTAGCGGAAAGCGAAGCGGTATCTGCCGGGACCGCGCTGCTTGCATGTTACATCTTGCTGCTCTCTAAATATACAGGACAGGATACCGTCTATGTCGGATGGGCTTGCGGTCCGGTTCAGCAGTCCGGCTGGGAAGGGGGCGCAGGCCTCACCGTTCTGGCGGGGCAAGTGAATTGGGCTGCAACTTGGCGGGAGTATGTAAATCGTATTCAAGCTATTTGTGCGGAAGCCAGTAATCCCCGGCACACCCCTTATGCCGAAGTGGTGAAGAAGCTGGAACTTGACCGTGATCCAAGCAGAAACCCCCTGTTCGATGCCTTATTCCAGACGGGTGATGCCGAAACCGGTTTGGATAAATATGATTTTGCATTGATGCCCGAAAGTACAGAAGATGGAATTCTACTGAAACTGGAGTATGATACAGCCCTGTTCTCGCAAGGTTCGATGGAGCGGTTCCTTCACCACTACGTGAATATAGTGGAACATATGACCGGTAACCTGGACCGGGAGCTGTCGGAGATCGATATGCTGTCGGAAGCAGAACGCAAGCGGCTGGTTCATGAATGGAACGGTACAGCGGTTCCCTATCCTTACGAAAAGAGCATCGCCATGCTGCTGGAGGAACAGGTTCTGAAGCGCCCGGAGGAGATTGCGGTTTCGCTGGGAGCGGAGCATTTGACCTACCGGCAGCTTCACGGGCAGTCCAACCGCATCGCGCAGGCGCTTCACGCGAGGGGAATCGGGGAAGAGGACGTAGTAGCCGTCATGGCGGAGCGGTCCCTGGAGCTGGTGGCGGCTTTGCTTGGGGTGCTCAAGGCGGGAGCGGCCTACACTCCCGTTGATCCCGATTATCCGGCGGAGCGGCTCCGTTACTTGCTGCGCCATTCCCATGCGAAGCTGCTGCTTATGCAGCACAAGTTCAGGGACCGTGCGGCAGTTGCCGAAGCCGAAGCTGATGCGAAAACTGAAGCCGAAGCCGAAGCTGGTGCTAAGGCTGAAACCGCAACCGAAGCCGAAACCGAAGCCGTGTCCATTGAGGACCTGCTGGCGGCGGAGCTGCCGGACGGAAACCTGCCGCTTGCCTACCGGCCCGAGCGGCTGATGTACGTGCTCTATACGTCAGGCTCGACAGGGAATCCGAAGGGGGCCATGATCCGTTCGCATTCGTTTGTCAATCTGCTCCACTGGTACACGCGGGAGTTCGCCTTCACCGCGAAGGACCGCATCCTGCAAATTGCCTCAGCCAGCTTCGATCTGGCGCAGAAAAATCTGTATGCAGCGCTGGTGGCCGGTGGACGGCTGGTGCTGTTCGAGCCGGGCCTGTACGATTACGAGCGCATGGCGGAGACCATCGAACGGGAAGGCATTACGGTGATTAACTGCACGCCCAGCGCATTCTACCCGCTGGTGGAGTGCGCGGCAGACGGCGGTTACCGCCAACTGAGCAGCCTGCGCGCAGTGTTTCTCGGCGGAGAACCGATCCATATGACCAAGCTGGGACCCTGGTTGCGCAGCGGGCAGTGCCGGGCAGAAATCATTAACACCTACGGCCCGACCGAGTGTACGGATATCGCTTCCTATTACCGGCTGCAGGCTGAAGACTGGACGGGCGGGGATGAGCTGCCCATCGGCAAACCGATTGACAACGTGCGGCTGTATGTGGTGGACTCAGAACTGAAGCTTGTCCCTGAAGGCGTGGAAGGGGAGCTGTGCATCGGGGGAGCCGGCGTAGGACGCGGCTACTATCATGCGCCGGAGTTGACGAAGGAACGCTTCGTGCACAGTGGCGACCTGCCGGAAGAGACGGTGTACCGGACAGGGGATATCGTGAAGCGGCGGCCGGACGGCAATGTGGTGTTCATCGGCCGGGTGGACCACCAGGTGAAGGTGCGGGGGTTCCGCATAGAGATTGAGGAGATTGAGCGGAAGCTGCTGGACAGCCCCCGGGTACATGAAGCGGTGGTAACCGCCGGGCAGGATGCGGCGGGGGACACCACACTGTGCGCCTATGTGGTGGCAGCACCCGGCACCACCGCAGAGCAGGTGCGCGGGGAGCTGGAAGAGCAGCTGCCCGCCTATATGGTTCCGCAGCACGTGGTGCTGCTGGAGGCCATGCCGCTGACGCCCAACGGAAAGATAGACCGCCGGGCATTGCCGGAACCGGTCGGGAGAACCGGTGCAGACGGGGACGATGCCGCACTCACGGACGAGATCGAGCAGCAGTTGGCCATGCTCTGGCAGGAGGTGCTGGGCGTGGGGGGATCGGCCCGGAGGATAACTTCTTCCGCCTGGGCGGCCACTCCCTGA
- a CDS encoding non-ribosomal peptide synthetase, translating to MSIPRADPQQAYYRLSSQQERLYVLQQFEAIGTAYNVTWAAQVQGPFDPVRCEAAFAAVSQRHESLRTCFEMIGDTVVQHVRPRARGFFEYEDVPGGDHRSLIGPFVRPFELRTGPLFRVKVVRTGREEYLLLLDMHHMITDGVSQDIVLKEFTALYEGAVLEPLRMQYKDYASWQSGQSGTVREQGQYWLELFQGELPVLDLTPDYPRPVVQSFEGDKLHARLDAERTGEVKRLAEATDTTLFIVLLAAYDVLLHKYTGQGDIIVGSPFAGRRHAELEPVVGMFVNTVALRNFPQRDKTVRSFLAEVKESCLKAYEHQEFSFEQLIEQLQLPRDFSRNPLFDTMFVLQNMEGYTPDIKNVQMTAYPVNNGIAKFDLTLEAAESGDGSLRLNLEYCTKLFRRDTMERFLHHYMNIVEHMTGNLDRELSEIDMLSEAERKRLVHEWNGTAVPYPYEKSIAMLLEEQVLKRPEEIAVSLGAEHLTYRQLHGQSNRIAQALHARGIGEEDVVAVMAERSLELVAALLGVLKAGAAYTPVDPDYPAERLRYLLRHSRTKLLLMQHKFRDRAAVAEAEADAKVEGETEAGAKTETEAVSIEDLLAVELPDGNLPLAYRPERLMYVLYTSGSTGNPKGAMIRSHSFVNLLHWYTREFAFTAKDRILQIASASFDLAQKNLYAALVAGGRLVLFEPGLYDYEHMAETIEREGITVINCTPSAFYPLVECAADGGYRQLSSLRAVFLGGEPIHMTKLGPWLRSGQCRAEIINTYGPTECTDIASYYRLRAKDWTGGDELPIGTPIDNVRLYVVDSELKLVPEGVEGELCIGGAGVGRGYYHAPELTKERFVHSGDLPEETVYRTGDIVKRRPDGNVVFIGRVDHQVKVRGFRIEIEEIERKLLDSPRVHEAVVTAGQDAAGDTTLCAYVVAAPGTTAEQVRGELEEQLPAYMVPQHVVLLEAMPLTPNGKIDRRALPEPVGRTGADGDDAALTDEIEQQLAMLWQEVLGVGGSARRITSSAWAATP from the coding sequence ATGTCCATCCCGCGGGCAGACCCGCAGCAGGCGTATTACCGCCTCTCGTCGCAGCAGGAGCGGCTGTACGTCCTGCAGCAATTCGAGGCGATCGGCACCGCCTACAATGTCACCTGGGCCGCGCAGGTGCAGGGACCGTTTGACCCGGTCCGCTGCGAGGCGGCGTTTGCGGCGGTCAGCCAGCGGCATGAATCGCTGCGGACCTGCTTCGAAATGATCGGCGATACTGTGGTCCAGCACGTGCGGCCCCGGGCCAGGGGATTTTTCGAGTATGAGGACGTGCCCGGCGGGGATCACCGTTCCCTGATCGGGCCGTTTGTCCGTCCGTTTGAACTGCGGACAGGCCCGCTGTTCCGCGTCAAGGTGGTGAGGACAGGCCGCGAGGAGTATCTCCTGCTGCTGGACATGCATCACATGATCACCGACGGCGTGTCCCAGGATATCGTGCTGAAGGAGTTCACGGCGCTCTATGAAGGGGCGGTGCTGGAACCGCTGCGGATGCAGTACAAGGATTATGCCAGCTGGCAATCCGGGCAGAGCGGGACGGTGCGGGAGCAGGGACAGTATTGGCTGGAGCTGTTCCAAGGAGAACTGCCGGTGCTGGACCTGACGCCGGATTATCCCCGGCCCGTGGTGCAGAGCTTCGAAGGGGATAAGCTACACGCCCGGCTGGACGCAGAGCGGACCGGAGAGGTGAAGCGGCTCGCGGAGGCCACGGACACGACCTTGTTCATCGTGCTGCTGGCCGCATATGATGTGCTGCTGCACAAATATACGGGGCAAGGGGACATCATCGTGGGTTCGCCGTTTGCAGGAAGAAGGCATGCGGAGCTTGAACCTGTAGTGGGGATGTTCGTCAACACTGTGGCGCTGCGGAACTTCCCGCAGCGGGACAAAACCGTGCGGAGCTTCCTGGCCGAAGTGAAGGAGAGCTGTCTGAAAGCCTATGAGCATCAGGAATTCTCGTTTGAACAATTGATTGAGCAGCTGCAGCTGCCCCGGGATTTCAGCCGGAATCCATTGTTTGACACCATGTTTGTCCTGCAGAATATGGAAGGGTATACCCCGGATATCAAAAACGTGCAGATGACGGCTTACCCGGTCAATAACGGCATTGCCAAATTTGATCTTACGCTGGAAGCCGCTGAAAGCGGAGACGGCAGCCTTCGCTTGAACCTGGAGTACTGCACGAAATTGTTCCGCAGAGACACGATGGAGCGGTTCCTTCACCATTATATGAATATCGTGGAACATATGACCGGTAACCTGGACCGGGAGCTGTCGGAGATCGATATGCTGTCGGAAGCAGAACGCAAGCGGCTGGTTCATGAATGGAACGGTACAGCGGTTCCCTATCCTTACGAAAAGAGCATCGCCATGCTGCTGGAGGAACAGGTCCTGAAGCGCCCGGAGGAGATTGCGGTTTCGCTGGGAGCGGAGCATTTGACCTACCGGCAGCTTCACGGGCAGTCCAACCGCATCGCGCAGGCGCTTCACGCGAGGGGAATCGGGGAAGAGGACGTAGTAGCCGTCATGGCGGAGCGGTCCCTGGAGCTGGTGGCGGCTTTGCTTGGGGTGCTCAAGGCGGGAGCGGCCTACACTCCTGTTGATCCCGATTATCCGGCGGAGCGTCTCCGTTACTTGCTGCGCCATTCCCGTACCAAGCTGCTGCTTATGCAGCACAAGTTCAGGGACCGTGCGGCAGTTGCCGAAGCCGAAGCTGATGCTAAAGTCGAAGGGGAGACCGAAGCTGGTGCTAAGACCGAAACCGAAGCCGTGTCCATTGAGGACCTGCTGGCGGTGGAGCTGCCGGACGGAAACCTGCCGCTTGCCTACCGGCCCGAGCGGCTGATGTACGTGCTCTATACGTCAGGCTCGACAGGGAATCCGAAGGGGGCCATGATCCGTTCGCATTCGTTTGTTAATCTGCTCCACTGGTACACACGGGAGTTTGCCTTCACCGCGAAGGACCGCATCCTGCAAATTGCCTCAGCCAGCTTCGATCTGGCGCAGAAAAATCTGTATGCGGCACTGGTGGCCGGTGGCCGGCTGGTGCTGTTCGAGCCGGGCCTGTACGATTATGAGCACATGGCGGAGACCATCGAACGGGAAGGCATCACGGTGATTAACTGCACGCCCAGCGCATTCTACCCGCTGGTGGAGTGCGCGGCAGACGGCGGTTACCGCCAACTGAGCAGCCTGCGCGCAGTGTTTCTCGGCGGAGAACCGATCCATATGACCAAGCTGGGACCCTGGCTGCGCAGCGGGCAGTGCCGGGCGGAAATCATTAACACCTACGGCCCGACCGAGTGTACGGATATCGCTTCCTATTACCGCCTGCGGGCTAAAGACTGGACAGGCGGGGATGAGCTGCCCATCGGCACACCGATTGACAACGTGCGGCTGTATGTGGTGGACTCAGAACTGAAGCTTGTCCCTGAAGGCGTGGAAGGGGAGCTGTGCATCGGGGGAGCCGGCGTAGGACGCGGCTACTATCATGCGCCGGAGTTGACGAAGGAACGCTTCGTGCACAGTGGCGACCTGCCGGAAGAGACGGTGTACCGGACAGGGGATATCGTGAAGCGGCGGCCGGACGGCAATGTGGTGTTCATCGGCCGGGTGGACCACCAGGTGAAGGTGCGGGGGTTCCGCATAGAGATTGAGGAGATTGAGCGGAAGCTGCTGGACAGCCCCCGGGTACATGAAGCGGTGGTAACCGCCGGGCAGGATGCGGCGGGGGACACCACACTGTGCGCCTATGTGGTGGCAGCACCCGGCACCACCGCAGAGCAGGTGCGCGGGGAGCTGGAAGAGCAGCTGCCCGCCTATATGGTTCCGCAGCACGTGGTGCTGCTGGAGGCCATGCCGCTGACGCCCAACGGAAAGATAGACCGCCGGGCATTGCCGGAACCGGTCGGGAGAACCGGTGCAGACGGGGACGATGCCGCACTCACGGACGAGATCGAGCAGCAGTTGGCCATGCTCTGGCAGGAGGTGCTGGGCGTGGGGGGATCGGCCCGGAGGATAACTTCTTCCGCCTGGGCGGCCACTCCCTGA